A window from Kovacikia minuta CCNUW1 encodes these proteins:
- a CDS encoding transglutaminase-like domain-containing protein, with protein MQLDHAPASVQMPVSASPLASEQNSQPRTIYPLGAYALQGVAVLDDALIALDSIRGYLLRVDPATDNTTIINPRNVDDFIDATGLAIGGGRIWFARDNHVYFCNLQDLKPQLFVAMPYEVDGVGVWQSTIYVASQKEGYISIFEFNPQRLITRLPMPGVGPENLVVRGEELWVCDRTEQTVYCLDRATGEQQFCVLTPYEFPTGLAFYPNPQTGQDTLYVSYAGEEPYIRDNPNNPEGSFELTYRDRTFIHPLYIYHNPKERYALSNGFLIEMSYAEEMLPLEEVDLKNVEWRIALPTETHRQKVLKVEPIGLPFTEEVVDGQRVAVFKFDRLQSSERHLFGWKALLEVRGIKYLLAPDDVDRIPALPPEFQTRYLVDDDELSMDTSVIQEAAQEAIGTETNLLRKILKIRNYVYDRLSYSLTPKIETPDIVLDRGIGSCGEYVGVLLALSRLNGIACRTVGRYKCPPKANQRDIPLEPDYNHVWLEFYVPGYGWLPMESNPDDIIERGPYPTRFFMGLPWYHAEIGKGIAFETLQTADDTVDVSIGELAINHVRFTILGELPPGIG; from the coding sequence ATGCAACTTGACCACGCTCCAGCTTCTGTCCAGATGCCCGTTTCTGCATCTCCCCTTGCTTCTGAACAAAATTCCCAACCGCGCACGATTTATCCACTCGGAGCTTATGCCCTTCAAGGGGTCGCCGTTTTGGATGATGCTTTGATTGCGCTTGATTCAATTCGAGGGTACCTGCTGCGGGTTGATCCAGCAACAGACAATACCACCATTATCAACCCCCGCAATGTGGATGACTTCATTGATGCTACCGGGCTAGCGATCGGGGGCGGCAGGATTTGGTTTGCCCGTGATAATCATGTTTATTTTTGTAACTTACAGGATCTAAAGCCCCAACTTTTTGTCGCCATGCCTTATGAGGTTGATGGTGTCGGGGTGTGGCAATCTACGATTTATGTTGCCAGCCAGAAAGAGGGTTACATTTCCATTTTTGAGTTTAATCCGCAGCGGTTGATTACGCGCTTGCCCATGCCGGGTGTTGGTCCAGAAAATCTGGTGGTGCGAGGGGAGGAGCTTTGGGTTTGCGATCGCACGGAACAAACCGTTTACTGCCTCGATCGGGCAACAGGTGAACAGCAGTTTTGTGTCCTCACTCCCTATGAGTTTCCAACGGGCTTAGCATTTTATCCAAACCCTCAAACGGGGCAGGATACCCTCTATGTTTCCTACGCCGGGGAAGAACCCTACATTCGGGATAACCCCAACAACCCGGAGGGGTCGTTTGAGTTGACCTACCGCGATCGCACCTTCATTCACCCCCTTTACATCTATCACAATCCCAAGGAGCGCTACGCCCTCTCCAACGGTTTCTTGATTGAGATGTCCTATGCCGAGGAGATGCTGCCGCTGGAGGAAGTTGACCTGAAAAATGTTGAGTGGCGGATTGCTTTACCGACAGAAACCCATCGCCAAAAGGTGCTGAAGGTAGAACCCATCGGCTTACCTTTCACCGAAGAAGTTGTGGATGGTCAACGGGTTGCGGTGTTTAAATTCGATCGACTGCAATCTAGCGAACGTCACCTGTTTGGCTGGAAAGCGCTACTAGAGGTGCGTGGCATCAAGTATCTACTGGCTCCCGATGATGTCGATCGGATTCCTGCCTTGCCTCCAGAGTTCCAGACTCGTTATCTCGTGGACGACGACGAATTATCAATGGATACATCGGTGATTCAAGAAGCAGCACAGGAGGCAATTGGCACCGAAACAAACCTGCTCCGAAAAATCCTGAAAATTCGCAATTACGTCTACGATCGCCTCTCCTATAGCCTCACGCCTAAGATTGAGACGCCAGATATTGTCCTCGATCGCGGAATTGGTTCCTGCGGGGAGTATGTCGGCGTTTTATTGGCTTTGTCCCGGTTGAATGGCATCGCCTGTCGTACCGTTGGCCGCTACAAATGCCCACCCAAAGCAAATCAGCGGGATATCCCCCTGGAACCCGACTATAACCACGTTTGGTTGGAGTTTTACGTTCCAGGGTATGGCTGGCTACCAATGGAGTCCAATCCAGACGACATTATCGAACGGGGACCGTACCCAACCCGCTTTTTTATGGGGCTACCCTGGTACCATGCCGAGATTGGCAAGGGGATTGCCTTCGAAACGTTGCAAACCGCCGATGATACCGTTGATGTTTCGATCGGCGAACTTGCCATCAATCATGTTCGATTCACGATTTTGGGAGAGCTGCCGCCGGGAATTGGGTGA
- a CDS encoding ABC transporter permease, with translation MTLQSPLTFNKPPQRSVLQSLWNDSLTIFWGDWLDLRVRITQVVASGLVSPLIYILGFGLGLGSALDRAMKPAAGDTYLQFILPGMVALSSMVISFGGTTFSICGDRLFTKTFEELMLAPIHPLALHIGKMSAGVVRGLLTAGSVILVAIVFTGKIWSFLNPLFLLILILNCAVFAGLGVIVGLNVKSLESVGIYNNFVIVPMSFLGATFFDPASLPPVLKVIVYLLPLTYTSLGLRAAAYLPLAQFPWYSIPILLAIAVLLAAIGAYQFSHQQD, from the coding sequence GTGACCCTCCAATCACCCCTGACTTTTAACAAACCTCCTCAGCGTTCTGTCCTCCAATCCCTGTGGAACGATTCGCTGACAATATTTTGGGGAGATTGGTTAGACTTGCGGGTTCGCATTACCCAGGTGGTTGCCTCCGGACTCGTCTCTCCCCTAATCTACATTCTTGGCTTTGGGCTGGGGCTGGGAAGTGCTCTGGATCGGGCAATGAAGCCAGCTGCCGGAGATACCTACTTGCAATTCATCCTGCCGGGAATGGTGGCGCTCTCCTCAATGGTCATTAGTTTTGGGGGAACGACCTTTTCAATTTGTGGCGATCGCCTCTTCACTAAAACCTTTGAGGAGCTGATGTTAGCCCCGATTCATCCCCTGGCATTACACATCGGCAAAATGTCAGCGGGCGTTGTGCGAGGGTTGCTAACTGCTGGTTCCGTTATTCTGGTTGCAATTGTATTCACAGGCAAGATCTGGAGTTTTTTGAATCCCCTATTTCTGCTTATCCTGATACTCAATTGTGCTGTGTTTGCAGGATTAGGGGTGATTGTTGGCTTAAATGTGAAATCTCTGGAAAGTGTGGGTATCTACAACAATTTTGTGATTGTGCCAATGTCCTTTCTGGGAGCCACCTTTTTTGACCCGGCAAGCCTGCCCCCTGTGCTGAAGGTAATCGTTTATCTCCTGCCCCTTACCTATACGAGTCTGGGTCTGCGTGCTGCCGCTTATCTGCCCCTTGCTCAGTTTCCCTGGTATTCAATTCCAATTTTGCTCGCGATCGCCGTCCTACTGGCCGCGATCGGAGCGTACCAATTTTCCCACCAGCAGGATTAG